The genomic window AGCAACCGCCTTGCATTCACCACGTCAGTATGGCTGGTCCGGCGTCTCCGGCGCCTCCTACCCAGGGCGGCAGCTCGGAAACACCTTCATCAAACACCAAGCGGAATTCATCCCCCGGCGCTGGCAAGACTGGTCTACGGACCAAGTATGTGCCTAGGGCTTGTCAGGAgtgccgccggcgtcgcgcAAAGGTGGGCTGTGCTTGCGTCTCGTCACCCGCCTTCGTACATGTGTCGGGGTTTTTCCCCCATCTAACTGCAACCCAGTGTGACGGCACAAAGCCAACTTGCTCTCGATGCAATGCCCGTCAAATACCATGTGTCTACAACACCGGGGATGACGGCCGTGGAACCGCCCAAAAGTCCTATGTGCGTCTCCTGCAGGGTCGGATTGCTCTCCTGGAAAAGATCCTGTGGCTGCACTCGATCGATATCCACGCGTCTACGGCTCAGCTGATGCAGCAGAATCTTGTGCCGGCCACCATCacctccttggcggccagTGGCTCAACTGCCGCCTTGGACGAGCTCTGGGACACGTTTGAAGGTACATTGACGCTTGATGAGTCGCAAAACTTTGACCAGGACGGAGAGGCACGTTATTTCGGCCCAGCCAGCGGTAGACTTGACTTCAAGCCGCTCAATGGTAGGGTCTCGTTTTTGCTATTCGGAGCACTCGGCAAACGTCACTAATTCTGCCCCAAGACGTGCCTCGGGACTTGCCCACAGAGTACTCGCCACCATGTGCAGAGGTCCAGATTTTGGGTCATCAAAGCAGCGTCAATGGAGAGCTTGAAGCACATCTCCTAGAACAATATTTCATCTGGGAACAGCCATGGTTGCaggttgttgatgaggccTTGTTTCGCGAAAGCAGAGAGAACAATGGGCGATACTTTACACCTCTGTTGTTGAACTGCATCCTCGCCAGTGGTTCCCGCCTCTCGGACCGTGTAGAGGTTCGCTCTGATCCCAACGACCCCAATACAGCGGGTCGCATCTTCCTCGAGACGGCCGAAGTCCTTCTCCATTTCGACCTGAAGCGGCCGACTATCACAACTATTCAGTCGCTGGCCGTGTTGGGCACCGTCTACCATGTTGGTTCAAAGGCACGCAGGCATTGACTTTTTCTAACTCTGGCAGGCTTTCGGACAAGATGCTGCAGGGTGGCTGCATTCAGGCATAGCAAACCGGCTCGTTTTAGATATGGGACTTAATCTTGATCCAGGCTCGTTGGTTGCCTCGGGCCGCATGACGGCAGAAGAGGCCCAACTCCGGAGGCAAGTCTACTGGTCGTTGTATTGCGTGGACAAGCTGGCGGCTGCCTACACAGGACGTGTCTGTAGCATGCTTGTAAGACGAGACAGACTCTTGCCTTGATACCACAAGACTGACCGTTATATGAAGGACTTGCAGGGTGCAGTCgggatgccgacgatgccaaccCACACTGGGCCGGACAATCGTCGGCATGCGCTGTATTCTGTCGACCCAAGAATTCTCGTCTCGCTTCATACAGACTTGATTAAATTGTGTGAGATTCTTGAAAAAATCTTGTTGAACCTGTATGTCCGCACATATGCCGCCCGACATTGCCAATCCGTGCATAACAGCTTCGCAGGTATTCTCCTAGGAAGCTGTTGCTTGCCAGCCAGCGAAGGAGCTTCTTCGACTCGTGCCTCCTTTGGTTAAAGCACTGGCTATACGGCCTGTGCACAGATCTGAAGCCTCTTCACGGCGGAGTACCAAATCAGTTCCCCCAAGCGTACACCCTGTGTATGGTGTACCACACAGCCATTATCCTTCTCGCGCGGCCCTATGTGCAGACTCGAGCGTTTGAGGATTCCGCGAGCTTGGAGCCTGATGCTCTAGCTATAAAGGCACAAGATGTTCTCCTAGAGGCTGCAAGGAGTATATCGTCTCTGGGGGATCAATATCGCAAAGTATTTGGTAGTTTTCGGAGAAGCCCGATTACGGCAACGCATGCCAACCTCTCTGCGGCGTTGGCGCTGTTCAACCCCCAAGGTGTTGACCGACCCAGGGCTCGATGTAATCCGTCTGATGATGCAAGGATCAAATCCTGCCTTCAGACATTGGAAGAGCTTTCGGTTGCATGGACACCTCCACGCAAATATCTCTCCAGCGTGTTAAAGATGATGCAAGGTGACTCTGCGGGTCAACAAAAAGGGGCTAAAACTTCTGATACTTTGGCGGATCACCTCGATGGGGATTTGTATCCCACTTCTGAAGCAAGCCAAGTGACCAATTTGATGCAGCCGGCCGATGTAGTGTGGTCTGGACAAGTAACTGACGCAATGAGCTTGCCGTTGTGGCTGTCAGCAACCGTGGGCGACCCAAGTTTGGGAGAGTTTTCGACAGCGGCAGAGGGAATTCCCCTCCGAGATGGAAGCGATGACATAGGGGAACAGTTTAAGGATTGGCTTGAACCGCCGTTTCCATGGGACTTGTTTTCTAGCTGAAACTGTTTGCGAAATGAACCAGCGTCTATCCTGCATTTGCGCCGCGACTTTGCAAGTGGCATTATTGTCCTGTGGTTTGAACCTTGTTCGGTTGGCAAGAGCTATTTTGGCGGATTCATAAAATCTATTACTTGCGGAGTATAATAGAAGGGAAACAGTCAATTTCTGAACAAACAATTCGAAATGGGGAATGCTCGGCGGGCtttctctttttgctagATGCGCTTACGCCTTACCTGGTACCTGGTTGTTAGGTATTGTAATATAATTgattagtatatattttttaataaattaattcGCCAAAGATTATTAGCTACCTCATAATCACCACCATCTCCTCAATTACACGacagcccgccgagcaattcacccgAAATACATCGAGTTGACCCGCTTTTGCGGAATCCACATTCCGGCCAGAGCGGAGGAGGCTCCTATTCGACCAATAGCATATCAGATGACGTCGTAAATATCAATTCAACACGGTGCCTTTTGTTGGACTGGCAAGCATTAAACAGTCGTATCATACATGATTTGTAAGAAGACGTCGACTGGTAGCTTGAAAAGATTTCTGGCAGGAGAAGAAGTGGGACGCACGTCTAGTCATGTTGTACTCGGTAGGCTCTATGCATCTAACGTCTCTGGTAAATATAAATATCCTCGTATGTCACGCACCATTACGCATTATAACTTTGTCCAACTCATCATACAACACCCTGCAATCTGACACCATGGCAAATCTACAGTATTACAACTACCCCGGCGTaggcaccagcaacagaGAACAGTTTTCGTACAGCCAGGCCGTCAGAGTCGGCGACACCATTCAGTGCTCCGGACAGGGTAAGTCGGTTGTTCCAGTACCATATCCAAAACTCGCCGTTGGCCTTAGCTGAGCTTTGCCAGGCGGATGGGACCCCGAGGGAAAGGTGCACCACATCCCTACCGAGATCAACGAGCAGATCGACCAGGCGTTCAAGACTGTTGATCATAACCTCAAGCATGCCGGGGGGAAGGGATGGCCGCAAGTCTTTCGCGTCAACTCGTATCATGTTCCGCTCAACAACGAAGCTATTGCGGCAATGGCTAGAAATTTCAAGCAATGGATGCCCGACCACCAGCCTATCTGGACCTGTGTCGGGGTGGCCAGACTCGGGGAAGACGATATGCGTGTGGAGATTGAAGTGGTGGCGTATGATCCGGAGGGAGCGAGCACCAAGACTTAGGGTGCAATGATGATGTCTTGATCAAATAACATGGCGAATAGGGTTTTTATCCGGGACAGgaagtgtgacaagggcctagcttggagcatttactcaattcatctaataacagtctttggtatcaaaggtccttggttttcctcaaggccttgagggaccgaagatgtctatttatacaagaagtcagtgaggaccttctgccctaatcccgtgaccgtagccctcgtgtaaccggccttttccgtgtGACATCAGGCCAAGATGGGTTTGTTGATATTGGAACCATTTGACTAGAAATTATCAGTGCCCAGCCTTCCCATAGACCGATTCTAGTATGAAGCAGCCAAGCCTTTCTCCAGTTACTATGAAATGGGTATCAACAACAACCATGGGACGGGCGGCCTTGTTGCTTACTGCGGTGGTTTACGGAGTATCGGCTTCCCGGAGCCTCACCACCCGTGAGGGATTTTCCCGACCTTGTGCGACAGATGACTGTTTTACGCGATGAGGCAAGTTTTCAGTGCCCGGGGAGAGCATTTATGTTCCCCTGCGCGTCGTGTCGTGTGACATGACTAGGGGGCACGAATATGACAACAGCAATTCATCCCCTTGTGATACATGGCAACTACCCTTGCTTTGAGAAGACAACTTGTGCATTCATTGGCTTCAAATGTCTCACAAGCACATTTTTTCGACATTGTCTAGACCACTGTGTCAATAACATGGATTACTTATGCCGTGTTACAATGCTCCGTTTGCAATTTGAGCTTGCATCCAGCCTCATATCCTGCTCACCCTACATGAGCTATCAGCATGTGTGACGTACAGGAAAAGCCCCGAATGATGATTTGCTAGAGTATGGAGCATGGCGCAGTTTCCTCAGCATGCATAGCAACGTGGAGGGCAGACGATGGTGCTTCTTAAGTGGCAACGGTGTCAGGGATGGCTTAGCTGATCGCCGGCTCAGTCCTTGTTTGTTGGTCGTCTTTTGCACTGGGATGCTAGACTATATGCGACACCA from Metarhizium brunneum chromosome 2, complete sequence includes these protein-coding regions:
- the nirA_1 gene encoding Nitrogen assimilation transcription factor nirA, whose protein sequence is MTRTAWRLKSSRLSDDRSVLGYTISYSLSMDPTREYPDASFSGLIATALHSPRQYGWSGVSGASYPGRQLGNTFIKHQAEFIPRRWQDWSTDQCDGTKPTCSRCNARQIPCVYNTGDDGRGTAQKSYVRLLQGRIALLEKILWLHSIDIHASTAQLMQQNLVPATITSLAASGSTAALDELWDTFEGTLTLDESQNFDQDGEARYFGPASGRLDFKPLNDVPRDLPTEYSPPCAEVQILGHQSSVNGELEAHLLEQYFIWEQPWLQVVDEALFRESRENNGRYFTPLLLNCILASGSRLSDRVEVRSDPNDPNTAGRIFLETAEVLLHFDLKRPTITTIQSLAVLGTVYHAFGQDAAGWLHSGIANRLVLDMGLNLDPGSLVASGRMTAEEAQLRRQVYWSLYCVDKLAAAYTGRVCSMLDLQGAVGMPTMPTHTGPDNRRHALYSVDPRILVSLHTDLIKLCEILEKILLNLYSPRKLLLASQRRSFFDSCLLWLKHWLYGLCTDLKPLHGGVPNQFPQAYTLCMVYHTAIILLARPYVQTRAFEDSASLEPDALAIKAQDVLLEAARSISSLGDQYRKVFGSFRRSPITATHANLSAALALFNPQGVDRPRARCNPSDDARIKSCLQTLEELSVAWTPPRKYLSSVLKMMQGDSAGQQKGAKTSDTLADHLDGDLYPTSEASQVTNLMQPADVVWSGQVTDAMSLPLWLSATVGDPSLGEFSTAAEGIPLRDGSDDIGEQFKDWLEPPFPWDLFSS